aggtcatccatcttctggttcactcctaaatggctgcaacagccaggtctgggccaggagccaggaactgatacacgggtgtcaggggcccaataccttcccagacacattagcaggaagctggattgggggaGTGGAATAGTgggaacttgaaccagccctctgatacaagatgctggtgttgcaatcggctgcttaacccactgtaccataccACCCCACCGGCTGGCATCTTGTCTTCACCCTTCAATGTGCTTCGTGGTTCCCACAACTTCCTGGGGTCTCAGACCCTGCCCTTTGGctgtggtagctttgggatccgcatggaaggaaggcctacactttcgggaatggagaagtccctacctgtacttccagggaagaaaagtccttgtcaaggtccctgtgggtgcctaaaggtcaaccaatgaggatcagacctgtctcaacctttaacccccatgccctgaatctataaaaggagccctcccaacctctgacgtgcaacttccccggcccccgctctgttgggaccgcaGAACCTCGCCCCGGaccggaaccccaataaaagcctgtgaattgattcgtctgcctgggaagatttgttacgcaccGGACACCTTGCAGGCTGTGTCTCCTTTTCCTTCAAAGCTGCATGGGGGCGCATGAGGCATACCCTGATTTACTTTTCCAtagacattcaaaaaattaacttGGTACAAGGCTCTCATTTAAGTTAGGCAATGTgaatatggttaaaaaaaaaaaaaaaagataggggtggacatttagcctagcagttaagacatttgTTGCgatgcctgtgtcctgtatcagaatacctgggtttgaagcccagctcagcttcctgctaacgcagaccctgggaggcatcagtgatggctcatgtaattgggttcctgacatctacatgggagacatagattgagttcttgTCTCCAGGCTGGGGGGTgactgtgggcattcggggagtgaaccagcagataggagctctctcaaaaagaaataaataaaatcggtGGAAACCAGTTGATATTTAATCTAGGATTATACCGCACTTTGAATCTGTGTCATCTTGAGGCAAACTCCTTGTGGTCTCCTTTTTTCATCTTGTAAGTGTTGGGTAAGAGGAACCTCTGGGCCCAATTCCGGGCCAATTCTGACCGTTAGAGCATCTTCATGGAGCGTCTAATCCTTTGCACCGAACAGTTAACATCTCACAAAGATGGAAAACGGCACCCAGGGTAGGGGAACTGTTCAAAGCCCTGCACGCAGCAGATGCAGCGAGAACAATGCAGGGCGCCAGGCTCTGCACACTTCCTGCATCTCTTTGGGTAgacaaatacacagagagagtCATGCAGCCATTTAATTAAAGGTTTATTCAATGAAAGGATGTATAAAAACTTACAAATCTGAGAACTCAACTATACATAGGATAGGATGGTGGGATATTCAGTTTTTAACATACGCATACAGTATAGctaacaacccccccccccccgcccccccgtcCCTCTCCCCTTCGGTCCTTATTTCTGGCTCCTACTTTGTCTTGAGGGACTATTCTCTTATTGGCCTAAGGGAAGAGCAATGGACAAATTTCACGGCTTTCAGGCCAATGGAGAAAATTTTAGACATTTAAAAAGTTGGAGAATAAACTTCAAAATCaagttttttattttccccaaacagcaactagattttttgtttttgtttttttggtcctGATTTCTCTTTGCCATTTTTGATGCTTCATGAATGCTGCCACTAAACTATCAGTGTTGACTGGTAAAGTCAATATAGTTACTATATCTGCTCGCCACTTTCCCTATGAGAGGCACACATTCCTATGTCCTTTTCCCTAGAGTATACACTCTGATTTTCCCTGTAGTACAGACAGATGGTTGGTCCTAAAATGAATTTACCACTGGCAACTGCTAGGAAATGGCATAtcggtttgtatacagagagacAATCTATAGAACAGTACTTTCAAATCTgatttttgaaacaataaatttGCCAAAAACTAAAATacagcattttgttgttgttcaactTGGAAAGAAGCCAGCAGTTAGATAAGGCATGTGCATTAATTCACCTGTTTATAGCAAGTACCCACACGTTTCctcttacaaacacacacactcacagcttGTCATGTTTTATCCACAAATTAAGATTGCCATCACATTATTACTTTTTCTTTCGTGTTTTGTAAAGGTAGATTTCTTAACTAGTGATTTTTCTGAACGGGACATAATCTCAAAGGAAGCATTCTGAAGTAAGACACCTGGAGGGTAAACACTACGAGCATTCTCTTGGGGGTGGAAGCCTCCCCCACACCTTCTAGATTTTGCATAGTACAGAGCCCAGCTTTACCTCAGGGAGAACGCTGCATTTTCTGACACTTTCTCAGAAGGAAGACTTATTACCCAGGGAAAGTCATAATTTTAGTTTACCAAATTGCATTCAGGTTGTTTTGGTTTGTTATATACCCTTCATTAGTTCCAAGTATGCTTTCAAGTAATCTAAAACGTCTCCAAATCTATTTGAGTTTATAAGTACTATGGACCATTATCCTTTCAAAATCCCCTGAATTTAAGTAAATATATTCCAGGTTTATAATGCACAAAGCCTTcacaggggtggggcgggggcaggggagaaggggaagagaggggaacagggacctgttCGTATCATGCCATGGAGAACTTCAGCTCTGAactggggggaagggaaggaagatagTCTTTGTAAAAACAacagtttctgtatttttttttttttaaaaaggtaagtaACATTCAGTCCAACAATACAGTTTCCTGTTCCTTTTTGATGGAAGCTAACACTGGGTGGTCAGGTTCTGTGACCTCTGAGTCTCCACTGCCCAGGAGAATGGACCGCCCCTCATCCAGGGCAAACACGTCCGAGTTCTGGTTTTGGCAGGAGTGTTTAACAACCTCGTTGGGAGTTGAGAACGTTTTGTCACACAGGTTGCATTTGTAGGGCTTGTTGGTCTGCACCAGCATGTTGTCCATCTGACTGCCCTCCTCGAACGTGCACAGTTCCAGGGTCTGTTTGTCCACCATGGTGTAGGTGTCGATGCTCTGGTTGAGGCACACGTGGCGGGCAGCCTGGTTGGCTCTGCAAAAACTCTTGTCGCAAGTGCTACATTTGAAAGGCTTCCcggtgtgtatgtacatgtgctCCCGCCAGTGGCTTTTCTGGATGAATTTGCGTCCACAGATGGTGCACTCGTACTTCCGCCTCTTCACCTCCCGCTCCTGGTCGGCCTGCTCCAAGTTGTCAATGTCGGCGATGTCGGAGGGGGGTGGTGTTTCCGACTGCTGCTGTCCGTCAATGACCGGGGAATCGGAGATGTGCTGTAGCTCACTGTCACTTATCATGCCAGCCTCAGGCACTTCCATGGCGTCTTTGCCAAGGTCGGCCGCATtgctacagagagacaggggcacGCGGCTCTCGCCCTGCTGGCTGGACGGGAAAGGTACTCCGGTGTGAATCTGGAGGTGCTCTCGCAGGCTGCTCCGGAGGGTGAAGCGCCGGCCGCACAGGTGGCAGGCGTAGTACTTCGGGAAGCTTCCGTTCCTCTTCATGATGCTCGGCTTGACGTGGGCAATCGTGAGGGTCGCGGGCTGCTCGTCAGAGGAGGAGGCTTCCAGATTGGTCTCCTctccggggggagggggaggcacggGAGTGGAAACCAGTTCTGGAGATAGCGAGGTCTGCAGCGGGTCCGAAGGGGTCATGTTTGTCCGATTCACCGGGGCCAGGTTGGACGTCAGCTGGGAGAGCTGGGACGCCTccggcactggctcctggctcatccTAGGGTTCTGAGGCCTTGGGTCTCGGCCAAGTTTCTCAGGGGCCGCAGCCATCTTAGTGGcttgtctcagctggtgatcGGCAATCTGGATGCCATACAAGGAAGAAGCCAGCGGGAAAACCTGATCGGGGTGCGAGAAGGCTCCTTGGCTGGCGAGGCTCGCTTCCTGGATCAGCGGGTAGGCGTGCAGGAACTTGATTCCCTGCTCTAGGCGGACAGGGTCAATAAGCTGGGGTGCCATCTTTCCGGTGTACATCAGGTGCAGGAGATAGCTGAAAATATCGGGCTGAATGTCTGTGGGCTTCAAACGGACACACTCActgaaagaaacaagaaaaagcctGTTAGGTAGATGTCAAGAGATGTTTCAAATGATAACATAGAGCTCCAAGAACAAAACACTGCCCATTCCCGACTGTTAGAAGCACTGACCCTGGCAGATCTTTTAGGTCAAAGTCTGGGGTTTTGCACTGATGCAATTCAGAGCACAGCAGGTCTTTTAAGATGAGTCAGAGAGATGATCTGTGTGATTCGAAATATCACAGGGGAGCTACAGGTGAACCTTATCAAGTGCAGTCCTCAGCACCCACTTGACAGGTAATGGTTTGGAGGCTCTGCTGTCATGGAAGAAGagagtgctggggctgggctttgAATCTGCATCCAATTCTAAAGCTGCCTCACCAAGGTCCTCTGACTGTTAAAGTGGTGCTGTGTGGCACACAGGGTGGACTTGGTTATTCCCATTGCCAGCCACGGAAACCGAAACTCCCAAAGTTGAGGGATTTATTTGAGGTGTCACCAGCAGTTGGTGGGACTGCTCATTTTCTAGCTCAAATTCTACTGTGTATATCACTTTAGAAACATCACTCTGATGAAGCGGCAATAATGAGGAGTCCCCAGGATCTCTTTCCAAACAATCAGTAATGACAGAAATTCTCTTGCATCCTAAAACTCAGTGGTACATAAATATCTACAGATCACAAGGTACAGATGATCATCTACTAAGTGAATCTACCTGGAGCCAAGGCGTTTTTAGCCTCAAAGACAGCTTCCTTGAATGCCATTAGGGTTATTAGTTTTGATTTTATGACTTTTTGTTATTATAACTCTTGTTGGCCCTTTGAGCAATTATGTTCATTAGTTTTcagtacattaaaatattaacaacatACCCTTcacttctaaatttattttattcaatttaaaaaagaaaaaagtgacttTAACAGCAATTTTGACAGATTTGAATATATATGGTATTGCTACCAATGTGTAGATTTAAGAGACTACATACAGTCGCATGAAAAATGTTTGACTACAAAATGTAtaagccaaaggaaaaaaatcaagcatTAAACTAGTACCCCTTTGACAGTATGAAGAGAAGACTATGAGTATGTGTGACTttagttctcttttcttttaaaaaagacacacagaTCGTTCATATCTTTATTTGGCGTTTCAGAATATTCCTTTAAGCACAAGATACGTTCCAACAGTACTGTATGC
The sequence above is drawn from the Lepus europaeus isolate LE1 chromosome 3, mLepTim1.pri, whole genome shotgun sequence genome and encodes:
- the ZBTB2 gene encoding zinc finger and BTB domain-containing protein 2 isoform X2, with the translated sequence MYTGKMAPQLIDPVRLEQGIKFLHAYPLIQEASLASQGAFSHPDQVFPLASSLYGIQIADHQLRQATKMAAAPEKLGRDPRPQNPRMSQEPVPEASQLSQLTSNLAPVNRTNMTPSDPLQTSLSPELVSTPVPPPPPGEETNLEASSSDEQPATLTIAHVKPSIMKRNGSFPKYYACHLCGRRFTLRSSLREHLQIHTGVPFPSSQQGESRVPLSLCSNAADLGKDAMEVPEAGMISDSELQHISDSPVIDGQQQSETPPPSDIADIDNLEQADQEREVKRRKYECTICGRKFIQKSHWREHMYIHTGKPFKCSTCDKSFCRANQAARHVCLNQSIDTYTMVDKQTLELCTFEEGSQMDNMLVQTNKPYKCNLCDKTFSTPNEVVKHSCQNQNSDVFALDEGRSILLGSGDSEVTEPDHPVLASIKKEQETVLLD
- the ZBTB2 gene encoding zinc finger and BTB domain-containing protein 2 isoform X1, translating into MDLANHGLILLQQLNAQREFGFLCDCTVAIGDVYFKAHKSVLASFSNYFKMLFVHQTSECVRLKPTDIQPDIFSYLLHLMYTGKMAPQLIDPVRLEQGIKFLHAYPLIQEASLASQGAFSHPDQVFPLASSLYGIQIADHQLRQATKMAAAPEKLGRDPRPQNPRMSQEPVPEASQLSQLTSNLAPVNRTNMTPSDPLQTSLSPELVSTPVPPPPPGEETNLEASSSDEQPATLTIAHVKPSIMKRNGSFPKYYACHLCGRRFTLRSSLREHLQIHTGVPFPSSQQGESRVPLSLCSNAADLGKDAMEVPEAGMISDSELQHISDSPVIDGQQQSETPPPSDIADIDNLEQADQEREVKRRKYECTICGRKFIQKSHWREHMYIHTGKPFKCSTCDKSFCRANQAARHVCLNQSIDTYTMVDKQTLELCTFEEGSQMDNMLVQTNKPYKCNLCDKTFSTPNEVVKHSCQNQNSDVFALDEGRSILLGSGDSEVTEPDHPVLASIKKEQETVLLD